In the genome of Fusobacterium perfoetens, the window TATTTTATTTTTTATAAAAAGTGCAAAGTTAATTTATTAAACTCTGTACAAATCTAATTAAAATTAACTTTGCACAGAGTAAATACAATGCAAAGTCTCATTTTTACTCCTCCTTTTTTATAGTAAATTATGTATATCTTCCTATATAGCTATTATATAAACATTTAAAAAGAAAAGCAATTTAAAACTATAAAATAAATAAAATTTAATTGTTTATGAAAAAACTGAAAGGTTTTTAATTTCCTTTCAGCCTTTAAAGTAATTTAAAAATTAATAATCAAGAGATGATAAATACACAAAATTATTTACACTCGGAATATTGTCCAAGAAATTGTCCGCACTTCCCTCTCATTCTCTATTTTATAATTCTTCTCCATTTGTTTTTATAACATTTTTATACCACTCAAAAGATTTCTTTCTGTATCTTTTTCCTGTTCCTGTTCCATCGTCATTTTTATCAACATATATAAATCCATAACGCTTTCTAAGTTCACCTGTTGTAAATGAGACAACATCAATACATCCCCATGGTGTATAGCCCATAACTTCTACACCATCAAATTCCATAGCTTTCTTCATCTCTTCAATATGTGCTTTAAGATATTCTATTCTATAGCTATCATCACAGTTTTTATTTTCATCAAGGATATCTATTGCACCAAAACCATTTTCAATTATAAAGATTGGAAGTTCATATCTTTCATATAAAGTTGCAAGAGAATATCTAAGACCAATAGGATCTATTTGCCATCCCCAATCACTTGCTTTTACATATGGATTTTTTATTGATTTTGATGTTGCTCCATCAAGAGATGTTGAAGTGTCTTTTTCTATATCGGCTTTCACTGCTCCAGACATGTAATAGCTTATTCCTATATAATCAATTTTTCCTTCAGAAAGAATTTTTTCATCATCTTCTTCCATTTGAATATTTATATTCTCTTTTTTCCACATTGCTTTTGCATAAGCAGGATAATGCCCTCTCACATGAACATCCATAAAATAATATCTTTCATGCATTTCTTCAACAGCTGTCATTACATCTTCAGGATTGCATGAATATGGATAAATTGGTACCCAACCACACATTCCTCCTATTTTAAATTCTGGATTTATTTCGTGTCCTTTTTTTACAACTAAGGCACTTGCCAAAAATTCGTGATGTGCTGCCTGAAACATTGCTTCTCTTGGATTTTGATAATCAGAGAATTTTATTCCTGAATTTGTCCAACCAAATATATCTGTAGAAGTATTTGATTGATTGTTTATTTCATTAAAAGTTATCCAATATTTTACTTTATTTTTATAACGCTCCATTACTGTTACTGCAAATTTTACATAACAGTCAATAATTTTACGATTTATCCATCCTCCATAACTTTCAGCAAGATGATAAGGCATTTCAAAATGACTTAAAGTTATTACAGGCTCTATTCCATATTTTAAAAGTTCATCAAATAAATCGTCATAGAATTTTAATCCTGCTTCATTAGGAGTTTCTTCATCTCCGTTTGGAAAAATTCTTGTCCAAGCTATACTCGTTCTAAAACATTTAAATCCCATCTCTGCTAAAAGTGCAACATCTTCTTTGTAGTGGTGATAAAAATCTGTAGCTTCGTGATTTGGATAGAATTCTCCTTCAATAACACCATCTGTTATTTTTCTCATTTTATCTTTTGTTCCGCCTGTCATAACATCTATAACACTTACACCTTTTCCATCAACATTCCAAGCACCTTCTATTTGATGAGCAGCAACAGCTCCACCCCATAAAAAATTTTCTGGTAATCTATATCCCATATTTTTAAACCTCTCTTTTTATTTTTTGTAATTAAATTCAATATCTCTATTTTTCTTTTGGATCATCAAATCCCACAATCATTACAAGAACAGCAGGAACAATTACTGCAAGAGCAGAACCAATTACCATTCCTATAAATCCTGTTGTATTATTAGGATTTATTGCATTTACTATTGTAAGTATTCCAGGAAGTCCAGCATAAGCATAATAAACTGTACCAAAGAAACTCATAACAGCAGCTGATATTGCTCCACCTACACAAGCACATATAAATGGTTTTTTAAGGCGAAGTGTAACTCCATAAAGTGTTGGCTCAGTAATTCCAAATATTCCTGTAATACTTGCCGAAATAGCAACTTTTTTAAGTTCTTTATTTTTTGATTTAAAGAAACAACCTATTGCAGCACCAATTTGAGCTATTACAGCTAAAGTCTGAAAAGCTTGGAAAGCATCATAACCATACATGCTAAAATTTGCCATTACCATCGGAGTTATTCCCCAATGAACTCCAAAGATTACAAATATTTCCCATAATCCCCCAATTAAAACTGCCCCTAGTATAGGTGCTTTTTCCATTAAAATGTTTTGATGCAGTTATTCCTATTAAAACAGGTAGAAATGCAAAAGGTGTCCAAGATATGAAGCTTAATATTTCATATGTCCCTGTTGAAGCAAATTCAGGATAAAAAAGATTTGTTAAGATTAAAATTCCTTGTAAAATTCCGGCTGCTGCAAAAATATAGATAAAAGGAGCAAAAACAGCTGACATTGTAGCTATCACTCTATTTAATAGTAGCATTTATAATATTCTCTTTTCCTCCAACTTCACGAATAATATCCTCTGCAAGTTTTGGATAATCTCTTTTTACTTGAGCCATTTTTTACCTCCATATTTTTAATTTGAATTATTTTATTATTTATAGGTCAAATATAACACAGTTTAATTCATTTTAAAATACTTTAAAGTTAAACAGGTTCATTGTTTCAAAAAAAATTAAAATTTTATATGTTTTTTTGTTTCATTGTTTCAAAAAACAAAAAAAAGAAACAGAAATTTTTGAAAATCTCCATTTCTTCTCGTTGTTATTTTGTATATCCACAATCTAATTTTTTTAAAAGCCCCCAAAGAGAAGCTTCTCCTATTTTATCATAAACTTTATTAAGTTTTATGTTTTTATCATATTCCATAGCAAATTCTATTCCCCATAAAATATCTAAAATATATTTTACAGAACTGTAGAATGCAGGAAATAAAAACTCCTGAAAAGTCTTTGGAGCAGAAGCAAAAAGACAATCATCTGCAAACTCTGTAAGAGTACTGTTCTTTTTAGCTGTAATTACCAAAATTTTTGTTTTTCTCTCTTTTAAAATTTTAGCAATTTCAACAAGTCGTCCATTTTCTCCTGTATGACTTATAAAAATAGCAAAATGCTTTTCATCACTCATAAGAGCATTTATAGCCTGCATATTTGTAGCTGTATATGTATTTGTTTTCTTCCTTGCATGAAAATACTGGCTACATCCATATTGAGTAAGATGATAATTTAAGTCAAAAGCATAAAAATCAACAATCTCAGCTTTATGTATATTTTCTGTTATTCTTTTTAATTTTTCAAAACTTATTCCTTCAGAAGTTTCCTCTATTGCTCTTTTTTGAACTTCAGTAACTTTTCTTACGATAGTAACTACATTTTCTTCTGCTAAAAGTTCTATATTTTCTTTTGTTTTAGTTCTAGAAAATTTTATTTCACCTATAAATTTAAAACGAAATTTAGGATAACCTTTATAACCTAATTTTCTACAGAACCTTGTAACAGAAGCTGCACTTGTAAAAGTTGCTTTTCCAAGTTCTCTCGCTGACATTCTTTCTATATCTTCAGGATGTTCTAAAATATAATTCTTAATATCTAACTCACTTGAAGTTCCATTTACAAAATTTTTAAGTTCTTTTAATATTACCATTTTTCTATCACCTACATAGTAATTTTTTTTATTATATCATAAAGTATAATTATTCCGAAAAATAAAATTTTTAAATTCCCTCTTCTTTATCCTGTGAAAGTTATTTAAGTAAACTTTTTTATAATATAAAAAAGGAGTTGTAAAAAATACATCCCCTTTTAAATTAATAATTATAAGCTAGCTTTTATTTTCTTTCTATTCAAACTCTTCACTTGCAGCTATTTCATTTCCAGCTTTAGGATTATTATAAACAGAAAGATTTATTTGTCCTAAAGATTTATCAACCATAATTGCATTTGTAACAGAACCTATTACATTAAGCATTGTTCTCGGCATGTCAATGATAGGATCTATTGCAAGAATTGGATTTACAAGAGGAAATAAACTTGCAAGTCCTGTACCAGAAAGACTGACTGATGCAGCCATTGTAGCAGTTCCTGGAATTCCTGCAATTCCAAGTGAGCTTATAGAAACAACTATTATTGACATCACTATAAGAGTAAGATCAATATTATGCCCACTCATATTTGTTACAAAAACTATTGTAAGAGCAGGAAATATTCCTGCACATCCTTGCATTCCAGCTGTTGTCCCAAAACTTCCAACAAAACTTGCAGTAGATTCACTAACTCCAAGTTTGTTTGTAAGAGTTGAAATCGTAACAGGAAGACATCCCACACTTGATCTTGAAGTAAATGCAAGAATTAAAAGAGAAATACTTTTTTTAACATAAGTTATAGGATTTAATCCAAACATTGCTACTGCAAGCATTTGAATAACAAACATAATCGCTACTGCAAGATATAGAACAAGTATAAATTTACTTACTTCAACTATTGCTCCAATACCTTTTTGTGCTATTGTATTTGCTAGTAAAGGCACAACTGCAAGAGGCATCCATCTTATAATACTCATTGCCATTGAAACAATAATTTTTTGCATAGCATTTATAAGAGCAAAAAATGGACTTACAATTTCCATATATTTTTTTGACATTCTTTTTGCAGCTACACCAACCATTGAAGAAAAGATTACAAGTCCAACAATATTAAGATTTACCATTGCTTCAATAGGATTTGCTGGAATAAGAGCTTTTAATGTATCAACTATATTTTTAACTTCTCTTATTTTATTTACTCCCTCTGCTGCAACTGCCTGTTCTACATGACCAACATTAAATATTTTTCCTAAAAAAATTCCAAGAGCAACTGATATTGCAACCATTATAAGAGTAATTATAAGAGTTCTTTGAACCAAAGCTCCAAGTTTTGCATCCTCTTTCATATTTATTATAACATGAATAATTGACACCATAACAAGAGGAATTACAAGCATTCTTACAAAAGAAATAAATCCTCCCCCAATTAGACTATACCATAA includes:
- a CDS encoding 6-phospho-beta-glucosidase, whose amino-acid sequence is MGYRLPENFLWGGAVAAHQIEGAWNVDGKGVSVIDVMTGGTKDKMRKITDGVIEGEFYPNHEATDFYHHYKEDVALLAEMGFKCFRTSIAWTRIFPNGDEETPNEAGLKFYDDLFDELLKYGIEPVITLSHFEMPYHLAESYGGWINRKIIDCYVKFAVTVMERYKNKVKYWITFNEINNQSNTSTDIFGWTNSGIKFSDYQNPREAMFQAAHHEFLASALVVKKGHEINPEFKIGGMCGWVPIYPYSCNPEDVMTAVEEMHERYYFMDVHVRGHYPAYAKAMWKKENINIQMEEDDEKILSEGKIDYIGISYYMSGAVKADIEKDTSTSLDGATSKSIKNPYVKASDWGWQIDPIGLRYSLATLYERYELPIFIIENGFGAIDILDENKNCDDSYRIEYLKAHIEEMKKAMEFDGVEVMGYTPWGCIDVVSFTTGELRKRYGFIYVDKNDDGTGTGKRYRKKSFEWYKNVIKTNGEEL
- a CDS encoding PTS transporter subunit EIIC, with translation MEKAPILGAVLIGGLWEIFVIFGVHWGITPMVMANFSMYGYDAFQAFQTLAVIAQIGAAIGCFFKSKNKELKKVAISASITGIFGITEPTLYGVTLRLKKPFICACVGGAISAAVMSFFGTVYYAYAGLPGILTIVNAINPNNTTGFIGMVIGSALAVIVPAVLVMIVGFDDPKEK
- a CDS encoding MurR/RpiR family transcriptional regulator; protein product: MVILKELKNFVNGTSSELDIKNYILEHPEDIERMSARELGKATFTSAASVTRFCRKLGYKGYPKFRFKFIGEIKFSRTKTKENIELLAEENVVTIVRKVTEVQKRAIEETSEGISFEKLKRITENIHKAEIVDFYAFDLNYHLTQYGCSQYFHARKKTNTYTATNMQAINALMSDEKHFAIFISHTGENGRLVEIAKILKERKTKILVITAKKNSTLTEFADDCLFASAPKTFQEFLFPAFYSSVKYILDILWGIEFAMEYDKNIKLNKVYDKIGEASLWGLLKKLDCGYTK
- a CDS encoding cation:dicarboxylate symporter family transporter, with translation MIMNNVFFKEFLKISDIKTIIFLFVLIIILFGLNKLPKKKFSFSAKVMIATVVGLILGLVIQVVAGFSNNPMELTFVSETTLWYSLIGGGFISFVRMLVIPLVMVSIIHVIINMKEDAKLGALVQRTLIITLIMVAISVALGIFLGKIFNVGHVEQAVAAEGVNKIREVKNIVDTLKALIPANPIEAMVNLNIVGLVIFSSMVGVAAKRMSKKYMEIVSPFFALINAMQKIIVSMAMSIIRWMPLAVVPLLANTIAQKGIGAIVEVSKFILVLYLAVAIMFVIQMLAVAMFGLNPITYVKKSISLLILAFTSRSSVGCLPVTISTLTNKLGVSESTASFVGSFGTTAGMQGCAGIFPALTIVFVTNMSGHNIDLTLIVMSIIVVSISSLGIAGIPGTATMAASVSLSGTGLASLFPLVNPILAIDPIIDMPRTMLNVIGSVTNAIMVDKSLGQINLSVYNNPKAGNEIAASEEFE